Proteins found in one Drosophila busckii strain San Diego stock center, stock number 13000-0081.31 chromosome 2R, ASM1175060v1, whole genome shotgun sequence genomic segment:
- the LOC108597754 gene encoding major facilitator superfamily domain-containing protein 6, with the protein MNPYTAGGAGGGAANPFGAPASAAGYAQPTNMGGYGYEEQANAGYDQGGGGVRQQPGYGPPGVRPRVDVEASGEVDPNLYPEAKDSTHKVRGHSEILEQFLGVSSERELIPVKCFYFFFYAAFGSLFPLMGVYFKQMGMNPGQCGILVGMRPFVEFLSAPFWGSYADRCRQGKKLLLASLACWVLFTIPLSFIRPEAINCIERRNATDFVLTYTRTKRDTSSQYEALLHDEELAYNPDYQPEESEFESEHSRHKRSLLLPRIDAGISPVHINFVSNYDDKHHRDYVTPIFSSMVYRTPDIQKAFFLLLLVILIGEFFSAPAITLADSAVITLLGDDADKYGHQRMFGSLGWGISMFLVGIALDHSTSFSNHPCGAGNKEKNYNICFSIFSVLMTCAIISASKITFKYDPVDESQQQQAAQFVDPNKKAEDESMNQLAAQLNLPSLAVGSGSAAPAATPHHQPHIGAESNVFAQTAPTELPEWMTVLTHFKDLKTASFLFVAWFMGFGIGLIFTFLFWHLQDYGGTPTLFGVASVINHVSEIFAYFYSFRLITQIGHVKVLCLGLIGNVLRFLYISYLTNPWMVLPFELMQGITHAAVWAASCSYIAHNTPKHLRASSQGVLQGIHHGLGRGCGAIIGGMFVTYYGTTATFRWYGIACLFVLGLFIFINFYRKEQGFISEIPVTEDPHQVAEETSHLAPHGVPSNPIPRALSNSRLNEMNPNGGPYGSTYQTTGGNLDIPGANPHNPFAQ; encoded by the exons ATGAATCCTTATACAGcgggtggtgctggtggcggTGCTGCTAATCCCTTTGGTGCACCTGCCTCTGCTGCGGGCTATGCGCAGCCCACGAACATGGGCGGCTATGGCTACGAGGAGCAGGCGAATGCGGGCTATGACCAAGGCGGAGGTGGCGTTCGCCAGCAGCCAGGCTATGGACCACCTGGTGTTAGACCACGCGTGGATGTCGAGGCCAGCGGCGAAGTGGATCCCAATCT ATATCCGGAGGCTAAGGACTCAACGCACAAGGTGCGCGGTCACTCGGAGATTTTGGAACAGTTCTTAGGCGTCAGCTCGGAAAGGGAACTCATACCCGTTAAGTGTTTCTATTTCTTCTTCTATGCCGCCTTTGGTTCGCTTTTTCCGCTTATGGGCGTGTACTTCAAGCAAATGGGCATGAATCCTGGCCAGTGCGGCATACTTGTTGGTATGCGTCCATTTGTTGAGTTTCTGTCGGCACCCTTCTGGGGCTCCTATGCGGATCGCTGTCGCCAGGgcaaaaagctgctgcttgcctcgcTAGCCTGCTGGGTGCTCTTCACCATTCCCTTGAGCTTCATCCGCCCGGAGGCCATCAACTGCATTGAACGCCGCAATGCCACGGACTTTGTGCTGACATACACACGCACCAAGCGTGATACTTCGTCCCAGTATGAGGCACTGCTGCACGATGAGGAGCTGGCTTACAATCCGGACTATCAGCCAGAAGAGTCGGAATTTGAATCGGAGCATAGTCGTCATAAgcgttcgctgctgctgccacgcatTGATGCCGGCATCTCGCCCGTGCACATTAATTTTGTCAGCAATTATGATGACAAGCACCATCGGGACTATGTAACGCCCATCTTCAGCTCCATGGTCTACCGTACGCCG GATATACAAAAGGCAttctttctgctgctgctggtcatcTTAATTGGCGAATTCTTCAGCGCTCCGGCCATAACGCTCGCAGATTCAGCTGTCATTACTTTACTCGGCGACGATGCGGATAAGTATGGACACCAGCGCATGTTTGGATCACTGGGCTGGGGCATCTCTATGTTCCTAGTGGGCATTGCTCTGGATCATTCGACTTCGTTCTCCAATCATCCATGTGGTGCGGGCAACAAGGAGAAGAACTACAACATTTGCTTCTCCATATTCTCGGTGCTGATGACCTGCGCCATTATATCCGCCTCGAAAATAACTTTCAAATACGATCCTGTGGATGagagccagcaacagcaggcagcgcagTTTGTGGATCCCAATAAGAAGGCCGAAGATGAGTCGATGAATCAGTTGGCCGCACAGCTCAATTTGCCATCGCTAGCGGTGGGTAGCGGCAGTGCCGCCCCAGCTGCCACTCCTCATCATCAGCCACACATTGGCGCCGAGTCCAATGTGTTTGCTCAGACGGCGCCGACGGAGCTGCCCGAGTGGATGACTGTGCTGACGCATTTCAAGGATCTAAAGACCGCCTCGTTTTTGTTTGTCGCCTGGTTCATGGGCTTTGGCATTGGTCTGATTTTTACGTTTCTGTTCTGGCATTTGCAAGACTATGGTGGCACTCCCACGCTCTTTGGCGTCGCCTCTGTCATCAATCATGTGTCCGAAATCTTTGCTTATTTCTACAGCTTCCGTCTGATTACTCAGATTGGACATGTCAAGGTGCTCTGCTTGGGCTTAATTGGTAATGTGCTGCGGTTTCTTTATATTTCCTATTTGACCAATCCTTGGATGGTGCTGCCCTTCGAATTGATGCAGGGCATTACCCATGCCGCTGTCTGGGCCGCCTCCTGCTCTTACATTGCTCACAATACGCCCAAGCACTTGCGCGCCTCATCCCAGGGCGTGCTCCAAGGCATTCATCATGGTTTGGGTCGCGGCTGTGGCGCAATTATTGGCGGCATGTTTGTCACCTACTACGGCACCACTGCTACCTTCCGTTGGTATGGTATTGCCTGCCTCTTTGTGCTCGGCCTCTTCATCTTCATCAACTTTTATCGCAAGGAGCAAGGCTTTATATCGGAGATACCAGTTACAGAGGATCCGCATCAA gtCGCTGAGGAAACTTCGCACTTGGCACCTCATGGCGTGCCCAGCAATCCCATACCACGTGCTCTCTCCAACTCACGTTTGAATGAAATGAATCCCAATGGAGGTCCATATGGCAGCACCTACCAGACAACTGGCGGTAATCTGGACATACCCGGCGCCAATCCTCATAATCCATTCGCACAGTAA
- the LOC108595074 gene encoding gastrulation defective protein 1 homolog, with protein sequence MQRGKISFGKIQLNVNKPPADDDKEKPEPDAVAGGFKKIDKQQMIRQIEDVPEDLESQHLKEVMGISGFGRKAAKVFDISEQIAKARIVAPPVPEPKEGESEEDDEDVIGPLPPATADSEQKPKPESTKKYSEDARNADDDDDEEGDSDSGDDEDNLARRIPYTHEVKMQHGSRAVLALAGDPSGARIVSGSIDYDMCFWDFAGMDSSMRSFRQLQPCENHPIRGLQYSVTGDMILVISGNAQAKVLDRDGFEKLECCKGDQYISDMTRTKGHVAQLTSGCWHPFNREQFLTAALDGTLRIWQGFRAKEQTQVIKTRAQGGLRTNAAACNYNRDATLIAAGCVDGSIQTWDTRKMFVNTTHCVRDAHQKGSEITSIVFSYVGQQLATRSNDETMKLWDLRSFKQPLHTWTNLYSRYDTTDCCFSPDDRMLVTGESLPKGQAEAHLYFYSTQSFEQVQRIPVANSHIIKTLWHPKLNQLFVSCGNGIIKCYYDEQRSIRGAKLCVVKTHRKRQQMELVGVSQIITPHALPLFRQEKTRSSRKKMEKARLDPVKSKRPDLPITSGQGGRVASSGGTLSSYVIRNLGLSKRVDDDQDPREAILKYAKDAAENPYWIAPAYKQTQPKAIFSEKLPADETAPASKKPKTETDDK encoded by the coding sequence ATGCAGCGCGGCAAGATCTCTTTTGGtaaaatccaattaaatgtaaacaaaccgCCAGCTGATGATGACAAAGAGAAGCCGGAACCAGATGCAGTTGCTGGTGGATTCAAGAAAAttgataagcaacaaatgatACGCCAAATTGAAGATGTGCCCGAAGATTTGGAGAGTCAACATTTGAAAGAAGTAATGGGCATTAGTGGTTTTGGGCGCAAAGCAGCTAAGGTGTTTGACATTAGCGAGCAAATAGCAAAGGCGCGAATAGTGGCACCACCCGTGCCGGAGCCGAAAGAAGGGGAGTCAGAGGAAGACGATGAAGATGTAATTGGACCACtgccgccagcaacagcagactCTGAGCAAAAACCGAAGCCAGAGAGTACTAAAAAGTATTCCGAAGATGCTAGAAATgcagatgatgatgacgatgaggAGGGCGACTCCGATTCTGGCGATGATGAGGATAACTTGGCGCGTCGTATACCCTACACACATGAAGTAAAAATGCAACATGGTTCGCGGGCAGTACTTGCACTAGCTGGTGATCCAAGCGGTGCACGTATTGTGTCTGGTTCTATAGATTATGATATGTGCTTTTGGGATTTTGCTGGCATGGACTCATCCATGCGTAGCTTTCGACAGCTGCAACCCTGCGAAAATCATCCCATTCGTGGACTTCAGTACTCGGTAACAGGCGACATGATTCTAGTTATATCAGGCAATGCACAGGCCAAGGTTTTGGATCGCGATGGCTTCGAGAAGTTGGAATGCTGCAAGGGTGACCAGTACATAAGCGATATGACGCGCACCAAGGGACATGTGGCGCAGCTCACCTCCGGCTGCTGGCATCCTTTTAACAGAGAACAGTTTCTGACCGCCGCTTTGGATGGCACACTGCGCATCTGGCAGGGATTTCGTGCCAAAGAGCAAACGCAGGTTATTAAAACACGCGCTCAAGGCGGTCTAAGAACTAATGCCGCTGCCTGTAATTATAACCGCGATGCTACGCTCatagctgctggctgcgttGACGGCTCCATACAGACCTGGGACACACGCAAGATGTTTGTCAACACCACACATTGTGTGCGCGACGCACATCAAAAGGGCTCCGAGATCACTTCCATTGTGTTTTCTTATGTAGGCCAGCAGCTGGCGACGCGCTCTAATGACGAAACTATGAAGCTCTGGGACTTGCGCAGCTTCAAGCAGCCACTGCACACTTGGACGAATCTGTACTCACGCTATGATACAACAGATTGCTGCTTCAGTCCCGACGATCGCATGCTGGTCACAGGTGAATCGCTGCCCAAGGGACAAGCCGAGGCACACTTGTATTTCTACAGCACTCAAAGCTTTGAGCAAGTGCAGCGCATACCAGTGGCTAACTCGCATATTATCAAGACGCTGTGGCATCCGAAACTTAATCAGCTTTTCGTGAGCTGTGGCAATGGCATCATCAAGTGCTACTATGATGAGCAGCGCAGCATACGCGGTGCTAAGCTATGCGTGGTGAAAACACATCGCAAGCGCCAGCAAATGGAACTAGTGGGCGTGTCGCAAATCATAACGCCACATGCCCTGCCGCTCTTTCGCCAAGAGAAGACACGCTCCTCGCGCAAGAAAATGGAAAAGGCGCGCTTGGATCCAGTCAAATCGAAGCGTCCTGATTTGCCAATTACCAGCGGTCAAGGTGGACGTGTGGCCAGCTCTGGCGGCACTCTCTCCTCCTATGTCATACGCAATTTGGGCTTAAGCAAGCGCGTTGATGATGATCAGGATCCACGTGAGGCTATACTTAAGTATGCCAAGGATGCAGCCGAGAATCCCTATTGGATAGCGCCTGCCTATAAGCAGACACAACCAAAGGCCATATTTTCTGAAAAGTTGCCCGCCGATGAAACTGCACCAGCCTCCAAAAAAcctaaaactgaaactgatgACAAGTAG